The following proteins are co-located in the Rhodococcus opacus B4 genome:
- a CDS encoding solute symporter family protein produces the protein MTTTLAAATDVGNPLLNIAIFVAFVVITMTIVIRASRTTKKASDFYTGGGQFSGPQNGFAIAGDYLSAASFLGIAGAIAVYGYDGFLYSVGFLVAWLVALLLVAELLRNTGRFTMADVLSFRLKQRPVRMAAALSTLVVSLFYLLAQMAGAGGLVALLLNIDGKVGQGVVVAVVGVLMIVYVLVGGMKGTTYVQMVKAVLLVAGAGVMFFLVLFAVRGNFSQLLAGAQATVAGSTNEAIAGRDILAPGAKYGISAMSKLDFISLGIALVLGTAGLPHVLMRFYTVPTAKEARRSVTWAIGLIGAFYLFTLVLGYGAAKMVGPDVILAAPGKENAAAPLLAFELGGTIFLAIISAVAFATILAVVAGLAITASASFAHDIYASVIKRGHASEESQVRVSRITVVVIGLVSIVLGILAMGQNIAFLVALAFAVAASANLPTLLYSLFWKKFNTTGALFSIYGGLISCLLLIVFSPAVSGKPSSMFPNADFDFFPLANPGIVSIPLAFVLGIAGTYLGRGKAEDPAKQAEMEVRSLTGVGVEKAVSH, from the coding sequence GTGACCACCACACTCGCCGCAGCCACCGACGTCGGCAACCCGCTCCTCAACATCGCCATCTTCGTGGCGTTCGTCGTGATCACCATGACCATCGTGATCCGTGCGAGCCGTACCACCAAGAAGGCCTCCGACTTCTACACCGGCGGCGGCCAGTTCTCCGGACCGCAGAACGGTTTCGCCATCGCGGGCGACTACCTGTCGGCGGCGTCGTTCCTCGGCATCGCCGGCGCCATCGCGGTGTACGGCTACGACGGCTTCCTGTACTCCGTCGGCTTCCTCGTCGCCTGGCTGGTGGCGCTGCTGCTGGTCGCGGAACTGCTGCGCAACACCGGCCGGTTCACGATGGCGGACGTGCTGAGCTTCCGGCTGAAGCAGCGTCCCGTGCGGATGGCGGCGGCGCTGTCCACGCTGGTGGTCTCGCTGTTCTATCTGCTCGCACAGATGGCCGGCGCGGGCGGGCTCGTCGCGCTGCTGCTGAACATCGACGGCAAGGTCGGTCAGGGCGTCGTGGTCGCCGTCGTCGGGGTGCTGATGATCGTCTACGTCCTCGTGGGCGGCATGAAGGGCACGACGTACGTGCAGATGGTCAAGGCGGTGCTGCTGGTCGCGGGCGCAGGCGTCATGTTCTTCCTCGTCCTGTTCGCGGTGCGCGGCAACTTCTCCCAGCTGCTCGCCGGCGCGCAGGCGACGGTCGCCGGCTCGACGAACGAGGCGATCGCCGGCCGCGACATCCTGGCTCCCGGCGCCAAGTACGGCATCAGCGCGATGAGCAAGCTCGACTTCATCTCGCTCGGCATCGCACTGGTCCTCGGCACCGCGGGCCTGCCGCACGTGCTGATGCGGTTCTACACCGTCCCCACCGCCAAGGAAGCCCGCCGCTCGGTGACCTGGGCGATCGGACTGATCGGCGCGTTCTACCTGTTCACGCTCGTCCTCGGCTACGGCGCCGCCAAGATGGTCGGCCCCGACGTCATCCTCGCCGCACCCGGCAAGGAGAACGCGGCGGCACCGCTGCTCGCGTTCGAACTGGGCGGCACCATCTTCCTGGCGATCATCTCCGCGGTGGCGTTCGCGACCATCCTCGCAGTGGTGGCGGGGCTGGCGATCACGGCGTCGGCGTCGTTCGCCCACGACATCTACGCCAGCGTCATCAAGCGCGGACATGCGTCGGAGGAGTCCCAGGTGCGGGTCTCCCGGATCACGGTCGTGGTGATCGGCCTCGTGTCGATCGTCCTCGGCATCCTCGCCATGGGCCAGAACATCGCCTTCCTGGTGGCGCTCGCCTTCGCGGTGGCCGCGTCGGCGAACCTGCCGACGCTGCTGTACTCGCTGTTCTGGAAGAAGTTCAACACGACCGGCGCCCTGTTCAGCATCTACGGCGGCCTGATCAGCTGCCTCCTGCTGATCGTGTTCTCCCCGGCCGTGTCCGGTAAGCCGTCGTCGATGTTCCCGAACGCCGACTTCGACTTCTTCCCACTCGCCAACCCGGGCATCGTCTCCATCCCGCTGGCGTTCGTGCTCGGCATCGCCGGCACCTACCTCGGTCGCGGCAAGGCGGAGGATCCGGCGAAGCAGGCCGAGATGGAGGTCCGCTCGCTCACCGGTGTCGGTGTGGAGAAGGCCGTGTCGCACTAA
- a CDS encoding type II toxin-antitoxin system Rv0910 family toxin, with protein sequence MAKLTVKTDVPLTPQDTWDKASNLRDFDKWFVVHDGWRGELPETLTAGTEISSVVTVKGLRNRVKWTIKEYDAPNRIVLKGDGKGGVKLGLVLDVTAKGDASEVAFTIELGGAPLFGPIGSGVAKALKGDIEKSLQTFVELYG encoded by the coding sequence ATGGCGAAACTGACGGTCAAGACCGATGTTCCACTCACCCCTCAGGACACCTGGGACAAGGCCTCGAATCTGCGGGACTTCGACAAGTGGTTCGTGGTCCACGACGGCTGGCGCGGCGAACTGCCCGAGACTCTCACTGCCGGAACCGAGATCAGTTCCGTGGTCACGGTCAAAGGGCTCCGCAACCGCGTGAAGTGGACGATCAAGGAGTACGACGCCCCGAACCGCATCGTCCTGAAGGGTGACGGCAAGGGAGGCGTGAAGCTCGGACTGGTGCTCGACGTGACGGCGAAGGGCGACGCCTCCGAGGTGGCGTTCACCATCGAACTGGGTGGCGCACCCCTCTTCGGGCCCATCGGCTCGGGAGTGGCGAAGGCACTGAAGGGCGACATCGAGAAGTCCCTGCAGACCTTCGTCGAGCTCTACGGCTGA
- a CDS encoding transporter substrate-binding domain-containing protein: protein MSAALTLLAGSCSTDTTSQVDAQAEASTIPEAFTKLPSTRAVGDCAPGSGATAHDGVVTVATDSPSYRPWFVDGDPSNGKGYEGAVAREVTAKLGYGPDQVQFETVDFNAALAAGEKDFDFAIDQFTIVDTRRETVDFSSPYYAVTQSVLALKNSPAARARSLADLAPFRLGAQVGSTSFDAIAQTVQPRQAPVSFATTDDAKAALAAGDIDALVVDIPTGFQITSNEVKDSVLVGQFPRPNAVTEFFGLVLEKNSPLTACVSAAVDSLYADGTLDALAAEWITDTGGAHVLD from the coding sequence ATGTCCGCTGCACTGACATTGCTCGCCGGATCCTGCTCCACCGACACCACGTCGCAGGTCGACGCGCAGGCCGAGGCGTCGACGATTCCCGAAGCGTTCACCAAACTTCCGTCCACCCGTGCGGTCGGCGACTGCGCCCCGGGCAGCGGCGCCACCGCGCACGACGGTGTGGTCACCGTCGCCACCGACAGTCCGTCGTACCGGCCGTGGTTCGTCGACGGCGACCCGTCCAACGGCAAGGGCTACGAGGGCGCCGTGGCGCGGGAGGTGACCGCGAAACTGGGATACGGTCCGGACCAGGTGCAATTCGAGACCGTCGACTTCAACGCCGCGCTGGCGGCCGGCGAGAAGGATTTCGACTTCGCCATCGACCAGTTCACGATCGTCGACACCCGCCGTGAGACGGTCGATTTCAGTTCCCCGTATTACGCCGTCACGCAGTCGGTGCTGGCGCTGAAGAACTCGCCTGCGGCGCGCGCCAGGTCGCTGGCGGACCTCGCGCCGTTCCGCCTCGGTGCGCAGGTGGGATCCACGAGTTTCGACGCCATCGCGCAGACGGTGCAACCGCGCCAGGCACCGGTCAGTTTCGCCACCACCGACGACGCCAAGGCCGCCCTCGCCGCGGGCGACATCGACGCGCTGGTGGTGGACATCCCGACCGGGTTTCAGATCACCTCCAACGAGGTGAAGGACAGCGTCCTCGTCGGACAGTTCCCGCGCCCGAACGCCGTCACCGAATTCTTCGGCCTCGTGCTGGAGAAGAACAGCCCGCTCACCGCGTGCGTCTCCGCGGCCGTCGATTCGCTCTACGCCGACGGGACGCTGGACGCGCTTGCCGCCGAGTGGATCACCGACACCGGCGGCGCGCACGTCCTCGATTGA
- a CDS encoding ATP-dependent DNA ligase yields MYGRREVRVATAGTRQLTVDGHRLSLTNLGKVLYPESGTVKGEVIDYYSRIAPAMLPHVVDRPATRKRWPNGVDSEPFFEKNLAASAPGWLERRALEHSDRSVHYPLLNSVAALVWAGQQAALELHVPQWRFDGSHRGPATRIVFDLDPGPGVGLVECAEVARAVRDLVANLGWTAYPVTSGSKGIHLYVPLDRKLDGSGASTVAKQVATGLEKLRPELVTATMAKSVRAGKVFVDWSQNNPSKTTIAPYSLRGRSEPYVAAPRSWDELDDPGLRQLRFEEVLERWESDGDLLAGLDPPIEDDTALAEYRRKRDPGRTPEPMPHTVQPGAGNSFVIQEHHARRLHYDLRLERDGVLVSWAVPKNVPTTTGENRLAVHTEDHPLEYLTFSGSIPKGEYGGGQMTIWDTGTYDTEKWRDDEVIVQLHGEQVEGRFALIRTKGDQWLMHLMKDQSPGGSRSSELPRGLSPMLASPGTLDGLGADEWAFEGKWDGIRVIAEISGGELKMTSRAGNDKTRDYAQLGWLADSLEDHEVVLDGEVVAFDERGVANFGLLQQGNEPHFLAFDVLYLDGVSLLRKKYTDRRRVLEALAAKVDDLVVPPQLHGSAQEALDESRRKGWEGVVAKRRESVYLPGKRGSSWIKVKNWRTQEAVIGGWRRGQGGRSSGIGSVLLGVPEDEGLRYIGRVGTGFTERDLQELAATLGPLETDTSPFVEDLPTADRKGAVWVTPTLVAEVRFMDWTGSRRLRHPSWRGLRNDKAPEDVEVESS; encoded by the coding sequence ATGTATGGGCGGAGGGAGGTGCGCGTGGCCACTGCGGGAACTCGGCAACTGACCGTCGACGGGCATCGCCTGTCTCTGACCAACCTCGGCAAGGTGCTCTACCCGGAGTCGGGCACCGTGAAGGGCGAGGTGATCGACTACTACTCGCGGATCGCCCCGGCCATGCTGCCGCACGTCGTGGACCGTCCCGCCACCCGCAAACGCTGGCCCAACGGGGTGGACAGCGAGCCGTTCTTCGAGAAGAACCTCGCGGCCTCCGCGCCGGGGTGGCTGGAGCGTCGCGCACTCGAGCACTCGGACCGTTCGGTGCACTACCCGCTTCTGAACTCGGTCGCGGCCCTCGTGTGGGCGGGACAGCAGGCCGCACTCGAACTGCACGTGCCGCAGTGGCGGTTCGACGGGTCGCACCGGGGTCCGGCGACCCGCATCGTCTTCGACCTCGACCCCGGCCCCGGTGTGGGCCTCGTCGAATGCGCGGAGGTGGCGCGGGCCGTGCGCGACCTGGTCGCGAACCTCGGCTGGACCGCGTACCCGGTCACCAGCGGCAGCAAGGGTATTCACCTGTACGTGCCGCTCGACCGGAAACTGGACGGTTCGGGCGCGTCGACCGTCGCGAAACAGGTGGCGACGGGGCTGGAGAAGCTGCGTCCCGAACTCGTCACCGCGACCATGGCCAAGTCGGTGCGCGCGGGCAAGGTATTCGTCGACTGGAGTCAGAACAATCCGTCCAAGACCACCATCGCCCCGTACTCGCTGCGCGGGCGCTCCGAGCCGTACGTCGCGGCGCCGCGGAGCTGGGACGAACTCGACGACCCCGGCCTACGACAGCTGAGGTTCGAGGAAGTGCTCGAACGGTGGGAGTCGGACGGCGACCTGCTCGCCGGACTCGATCCGCCGATCGAGGACGACACCGCCCTCGCCGAGTACCGCCGCAAGCGTGATCCCGGACGGACACCCGAGCCGATGCCGCACACGGTGCAGCCGGGGGCGGGCAACAGCTTCGTCATCCAGGAACATCACGCCCGGCGCCTCCACTACGACCTGCGGCTCGAACGGGACGGCGTCCTCGTGTCGTGGGCGGTGCCGAAGAACGTGCCGACGACGACGGGGGAGAATCGCCTGGCCGTGCACACCGAGGATCATCCGCTCGAATACCTCACGTTCTCCGGGAGCATCCCCAAGGGTGAGTACGGCGGCGGCCAGATGACGATCTGGGACACGGGAACCTACGACACGGAGAAGTGGCGGGACGACGAGGTGATCGTCCAGCTGCACGGTGAGCAGGTGGAGGGCCGGTTCGCGCTGATCCGCACGAAGGGCGACCAGTGGCTGATGCACCTGATGAAGGACCAGTCCCCGGGCGGGTCGCGGTCGTCGGAGCTGCCGCGCGGGTTGTCGCCGATGCTCGCGAGCCCCGGCACCCTCGACGGCCTCGGCGCCGACGAGTGGGCTTTCGAAGGGAAGTGGGACGGCATCAGGGTGATCGCCGAGATCAGTGGCGGCGAACTGAAGATGACGAGCCGCGCGGGTAACGACAAGACCCGGGACTACGCGCAATTGGGTTGGCTGGCAGATTCTCTCGAAGATCACGAGGTGGTCCTCGACGGTGAAGTGGTCGCGTTCGACGAGCGGGGTGTCGCGAACTTCGGCCTGTTGCAGCAGGGCAACGAGCCGCACTTCCTCGCGTTCGACGTGCTGTACCTCGACGGAGTGTCGTTGCTGCGCAAGAAGTACACCGATCGGCGCCGCGTCCTCGAGGCGCTGGCAGCCAAGGTGGACGACCTCGTCGTTCCCCCGCAACTGCACGGGTCCGCGCAGGAAGCCCTGGACGAGAGCCGTCGCAAGGGGTGGGAGGGTGTGGTGGCCAAACGCCGCGAATCCGTGTACCTGCCGGGCAAGCGGGGGTCGAGCTGGATCAAGGTGAAGAACTGGCGCACACAGGAAGCCGTGATCGGCGGGTGGCGCCGCGGCCAGGGCGGGCGGTCCAGCGGAATCGGTTCGGTGCTGCTCGGCGTCCCCGAGGACGAGGGGCTGCGCTATATCGGACGCGTCGGAACCGGCTTCACCGAACGGGATCTGCAGGAACTCGCAGCCACCCTGGGACCGCTCGAAACCGACACCTCCCCGTTCGTCGAAGACCTGCCCACCGCCGACCGCAAGGGGGCCGTGTGGGTGACCCCCACCCTGGTCGCGGAGGTGCGGTTCATGGACTGGACCGGCTCGCGAAGACTGCGGCACCCCAGCTGGCGTGGGCTCCGAAACGACAAGGCGCCTGAAGATGTCGAGGTGGAGTCCTCATGA
- a CDS encoding response regulator transcription factor produces MDQRRVLVVDDEATIREAVAARLRAEGFDVVTASDGPAAVTVCAASSPDVLVLDVMLPGFDGLEVCRRVQASRPVPVLMLTARADETDMLIGLGVGADDYLSKPFSMRVLVARVHALLRRADRAHEAVPAERGGLAVGDLEVDLVERRVRRGADEIHLTRTEFDLLAYFASRPRAAIARESLLAEVWGWGDGAGSRTVDSHVKALRRKLGGDLIRTVHGVGYALDVQR; encoded by the coding sequence ATGGACCAGCGAAGAGTGCTCGTGGTCGACGACGAGGCGACGATCCGCGAGGCGGTCGCGGCGCGGTTGCGTGCAGAGGGTTTCGACGTCGTGACGGCGTCGGACGGTCCCGCCGCCGTCACGGTGTGCGCGGCCTCGTCACCCGACGTGCTGGTGCTGGACGTGATGCTGCCCGGATTCGACGGTCTCGAGGTCTGCCGACGCGTCCAGGCGTCGCGGCCCGTACCGGTGCTGATGCTCACCGCGCGCGCCGACGAAACGGACATGCTGATCGGCCTCGGCGTGGGTGCCGACGACTACCTGAGCAAGCCGTTCAGCATGCGGGTACTGGTGGCGCGGGTGCACGCGCTGCTGCGGCGGGCCGATCGCGCGCACGAGGCCGTGCCTGCAGAACGGGGCGGCCTGGCGGTCGGCGACCTCGAGGTGGACCTCGTCGAGCGCCGGGTCCGGCGCGGAGCCGACGAGATTCATCTGACACGAACCGAATTCGACCTGCTCGCATACTTCGCGTCCCGGCCGCGGGCGGCGATAGCGCGGGAATCGCTGCTCGCCGAGGTGTGGGGGTGGGGTGACGGGGCCGGTAGCCGGACCGTCGACAGTCACGTGAAGGCGCTGCGCCGGAAACTCGGCGGCGACCTGATCCGCACCGTGCACGGAGTCGGCTACGCATTGGACGTGCAGCGGTGA